A window of Vulgatibacter sp. genomic DNA:
AGTTCCACGCCGACGAGGGGGCGGACCTCCTCCTCGCCATGCGACTGTCGTGGCTCGTGCACCGGAGCGAAGGCAGCGCCCGGGAGCGGGAGCTGGCGGCGGCGTGTGCCGCGGGTCTCGCTGCGGGGAAGCACCGCGCGGACGGGGCGGCGGCAGGCTCCGTCGCAGAAGTGGTCGCGGCAGGCCTCCGGGGAACGCCGGTGGAGGAAGGCGAGGTCGATGCACTCGCCCATGCGCTCACGGCCCCGGAGCCGGAGGAGGAGCAGCTCTCGACGTTCAACCGTGCGGACGCGCTCCTCGCGATTGCTGCGGCCTTTCTGCAGCGCCCGTCCGTTCCGGTGGAGGGCGAGACGACGCACGAGGTGATCGTGCAGGTGCCGGCAGAGTCGCTGGCGGGCCGAAGCGACGAACCGGGGTTGCTTGCGGACGGAACGCCGCTCGGTCTCGATACGGTGCGGCGACTCTGCTGTGACGCGGCCGTCATTCCGGTTGCCGTCGACGCCGAGGGCAACGCGCTCGACATCGGCAGACGAAGCCGGGTGATCCCGAAGTCGATGCGGCGGGCGCTTGTGATGCGCGACGGCAGGTGCCGCTTCCCCGGCTGCACGCACGACGCCTGGCTCAAAGCCCACCACGCCCAGCATTGGTCGCAAGGCGGCGAGACGAAGGTGGACAACCTCGTCCTCCTCTGCGGGCACCACCACTGGTGGGTGCACGAGGGCGGCTGCTCGGTCCGACGCGAAGACGGCCGGTTTCGGTTCTACGATCCGCGTGGCCAGTTGATCGAGGAGGCGCCGCCGCTGCTCCCCAACGGTGATGCCTCCGAGGAGCTCATGGCCTGGCTCCTCGAGCACGGCGGCGGCGAGGGGATTGCGCTGCCGATCCCGGCGCGCCACGCCACCAGAGCCGAGTGGAGCCTGTGGCATTGTGCGGTATCGCGCGCGACCTATGGTCCGAACGTCCTGCTGGGAGACCCCGGCCAGGTCGAGCCACGGATGCCCGATCCGGACGGTCACCCGCCGCGCGGCCGCCGGACGCCAGAGGCGGGGCCGAGCTGAGCGCTCCCGCGCGAACCTGCGCCGCGCACGCGCCTACAGTGCGGCGACCGGATGCACCACTTCGTGGGGGGCAGCGCTGCCCTCGGTGCGAGCCAGCGCGTCCGCCGCAAGGCACACGAGCGCGATCCAGATGAGATCGGCAAGAAGCAGGTGCACGAGCTGCAACCAGACCGGCGCCTGCAGGTAGATGTTGGTGACGCCTGCTCCGACCTGGAGCAGATAGAGACCGATCACGGCGGCAGCGAGCCGCCGGGTCGTAGCCGAATTGCGGGCCAGGGCAACGATGACAACCGCAGCAAGCAGGTAGCCGCCGACGACGAGCGCCAGCATCGGGTGGAGGACGCTCAGCTTGAGCAGGATGTGAGCGGTCGGTGCGAGATGTGCCTCGAGGCCAGCGACCTCGGGGTAGAGCGTGCTCCCGAGCGCCGCCAGGGCGCCGCTGGTTCCGAGGAGCATCACGCCAGCGTGGGCGCCGATGAGCAGGCCGCCGACGAGGCCCTGGCCTCGGAGTCGAATCGCCTTGCCACCGGATGCCCACCACGCGGTGAGCGTCATCGCGCCGACGAGCAGCAGCGTATTCGCGAGATGAAGCGCCATGGCCACCGCCCGCGCAGTAGAGGTGTCGTCGGCCACGAGTCGGAAGAGGACGAGTCCTGCCCCGAGCAGCGCCTCGATGATCATCAGCACCACGGACGCCTTGGCGCCACTGCGCACCAGGTGGTGGCGCGGGAGGGTCTTTCGCGCCCAGATGAAGAGGACGACGACGCCGACGAGCGCGACGCCCGAAGTGAGCCGGTGGGTGAACTCGATGATCGTTTCGAGGGAGGGATCCCGCGGAATCACCTGCCCATTGCAGATAGGCCAGTGGTCCCCGCAACCAGCACCCGACCCGGTGGCGCGCACGTACGCCCCCCAGAGGATCACCGCGAGATTGTAGAGCACGTTGGCCCAGGCGAACCGACGCAACCCCGCGCTCACGCCGCCCTCGGCCACGTCCGCCACCGCCGTCCTGCTGCTCATCTACCCCAACCTTTCCGCCCCGCGAACCGGCTAGCGACTGCTTCCCTCGGCAGCAGCCTGCAGCGCCTTGTCGCCGCCCAGAACATCGAGGAACGCCTCCGCGGATCGCGACAGCGATCGCCCCCTGCGCACGAGCACCGAGATCGGCCGGGTGAAGACGCCATCGGCGATCGGGATGGCCACCAGCGAGCCGGAGTTGAGTTCCTGCATTACCGCCGCCCGGGGGAGGATCGAGATACCGAGGCCGATTTCCACGGCGCGCTTGACCGTCTCGACGTTGTCGAGCTCGGTCGTCAGCTGGACCTGCGCCCCCGCCTCGCGCAGCAGCTTGTCGACGGCCCGGCGGGTGGGGATGTCGCGGTCGAACGCCACGAAGTTGATTCCGTCGAGATCGGAGAGCTTCACCGACTGCCGCTTGGCGAATCCGTGATCCGGAGCGACCACGACCACCAGGCGGTCCTCGCTGAAGGGGATGCCGATCAGCTCGCGCCGCTCCTTGGGATAGGCCACGATCCCGAGGTCCGCATCGCCGGCCGCCACCTCGTCGTAGACCTGGTCGCTTCGGCGGTAGACCACCCGCACGTTGACCCGTGGGTGGCGGCGGAGCAGCTCCTTGAGGTGCGGCTGCAGCTCGTGCAGGCCCACCGAGTGGATCGTCGCCAGCGTCACCGGACCGGCGGCGTCGGCGCTCTCCTCGCGCATCTGGGTTTCGAGGTCGTCGAAACGCGCGAGCACCTCGCGCGCCGCCTCGTAGAGCCGCTCACCGGCAGGCGTCGGATGAATCGCCCGCGGCGCCCGGTCGAGCAGCTTGCGGTCGTAGCGTTTCTCCAGCGTGCGGATCTGCTGCGAGACCGCGCTCTGGGTCACCCGGTTGAGTCGCGCCGCCTTGGAGAACGAGCGCGTCTCCACCACGTCGCAGAAGACCTTGAGGGTTTCGAGCTGCACAGGTCACCCCTGCGGCGCGTCGCCGCGAACGAGCGCCACCACGTGATCGGCCAGCGCCGCGTAGAGCGCCTCCCCTTCCGCCGCGGTCGCCGCGGCAGGGTCGCCGAAATAGGCCCGGTCGCCGCCAATTTCACGAAACGTCCGCGCCCCGCCGCGGATCGCCTTCCCCAGGTCGACCTCGAACCGGGGCAGCGCCCCCCGTGCCACCCGCACCCGGGCCGGGTCGGCGGCGAGCATGAGCGAGGTCTCGTAGCAGCCCGCGTGGCTGCCACCCCGGCAGAACTCCTCCCCGAGCTGCAATGCCCAGGGCTTGCGGCGGTGGTCCGGCACGATCACCCGAGCCGGAAGCGCCTCCTCCGCGGCGGCGTGCAGCGCCGCGAAGTGGTCGGGCTCGAGGTGGTGGTTCACCAGCACCACCGGCCCGAAGCCCTGCCCGGCGATCGAGCGGACCATGTCCACGAGCAGCGCCCGCAGCGTCTCGGCCCGCACCGAAACCGTCCCGGTGAAGCCGGCGGCAAACTCCGTCACCCCGTACGCCAGGGGCGGGAAGATCACGGCCGGAAGGCCCTCCGCCGCGAGCTTGTCGGCGGCCCGGGTGGCGACCTCCGCAGCGATCACCACGTCCGTGCCGAGAGGCAGGTGGGGACCGTGCGCCTCGGTGGATCCCACCGGCACGAGCGCCACGGCGCCCGCAGCGGCGGCATCCCGGGCCTCTTCCCAGGTAAGTTCGGCGGCAAACAGGCGGCTCATGCCGGAAAGCGGTACCGCGGTTCACCCCGGCGGTGCAAGCGGCGCCGCAAGCATTTGCAGGTGCCCCACGCCCACCGACCGGCCGGGCGTGAGAAAGCCCGCAAAGGCGAAGGGGGCGAAGCCCGAAGGCCCGCCCCCTCCCCGTCCCGGCCTCCCGGAGGCAGAAGCTACCGGCAGGTCGCGGTGTAGTTCACCCGGATCCGCGATCCCGCTGCCGGGGGATTCGCGAAGCGGATCGTGTTGCTACCCGCATCGTACGTCCACGCGGATTGCGGGCTGACCACCCCATTGACCAGCACCTCGAGCCCCGTCCCATCCGGCGTCTGGCTCAAGGTGAAGCCGTCGCGCGGGGCGAACGCCTGGGTCGCTATCCCCGAGAACGTGCCGGCGAAGTTGGGCGCGCAGATGGACGACGGGATCCCGCCCGTCGCACCCACCAGCTGCAGGTAGCGGTGCGCCACGCCCGAGGTCTGGGAGCAGAGGTTGTTCACGTCGACGATCGCGTTGGCCCGCGCGCCTCCGACGCCCTTCAGCCCGTTCAAGAAGGTCACGTACTCGTTCACGGGGAAGCCCGAGTGGTCGTCCTCCTCGCTGATGAAGATCACCGAGAGGTTCGCATCGTCCCGCAGGAAGCCGGCGTTGCTGCCGCTCCGCAGCGGCTCGGTCAGCGCAAGCCGCATCGCCTGCATGCCCTCTTCCTGCTGGTGACACAGACCCACCTGGGTGTTCTCCGCCAGCACCTGCCGCCCGTTGGGCGTGGCCCCGGTGATGATCCGCGGCCGCGAACCGTCCACCGGGAAGAAGCGCCCCGCCTCCGCGCCGTTGGCGCCGCCCGGGCAGGCCGGCAGCGTCGGATCGCTGGGCGGCCGGATGCCGGTGGTGGTCACCGCGATGCGGTAGTCGATCCCGCGGAACGCGGCCTCGTCGACCAGCGTGCCCACCGAGGTCAGGAGCCGGCCCTGCTCCTCCCGCATCGTCGCGGAGTTGTCGACCACGAGCAGGATGTCGGTCTTGTTCGGAGCGTGCTGGACGAACTCGTCCTGCACCCGGCCCTCCTCGGTGAGCTCGCCGCGGAGCGGCACCATCAGCGGACCATCCCTGCTGTCCTCGCTCACGTAGAGCGGAACACTGTTCAGGCCGCGGTTCTGGCTGAGCCACTCGACAGCCACCGGGAAGCCCTCGGTCGGCGCCACCACGAAGGGTGTCGCGGGCGCATCGGTGATCTGGAACTCGTCCTCGCTCGTCGGCTCCCCCAGGGAGATGTCGGTCACGGTCACCGGCACCGAGCAGACATTGGTGAAGGTCACCGCATCGCTGCGCGTGCCGCAGCCGGCGGGGTCGTCGCCGAAGTCGATGAAGCGCGGCTCCGGCACCAGGCAGCCGTCGGCGCTCTTCGCCACGAGCGGAACCGCATACCGCGTGTTCCCCTGGTTGATGGCGAAGACCTCGAGCTCCCCCGTCCAGTCGCCGAGCCCCGCGTTCGCCCGGGCCGGATCGAAGTAGACGTCCCAGCCGAACCACGTGCCGCCGAGGATGGTGT
This region includes:
- a CDS encoding LysR family transcriptional regulator, which produces MQLETLKVFCDVVETRSFSKAARLNRVTQSAVSQQIRTLEKRYDRKLLDRAPRAIHPTPAGERLYEAAREVLARFDDLETQMREESADAAGPVTLATIHSVGLHELQPHLKELLRRHPRVNVRVVYRRSDQVYDEVAAGDADLGIVAYPKERRELIGIPFSEDRLVVVVAPDHGFAKRQSVKLSDLDGINFVAFDRDIPTRRAVDKLLREAGAQVQLTTELDNVETVKRAVEIGLGISILPRAAVMQELNSGSLVAIPIADGVFTRPISVLVRRGRSLSRSAEAFLDVLGGDKALQAAAEGSSR
- a CDS encoding COX15/CtaA family protein — translated: MADVAEGGVSAGLRRFAWANVLYNLAVILWGAYVRATGSGAGCGDHWPICNGQVIPRDPSLETIIEFTHRLTSGVALVGVVVLFIWARKTLPRHHLVRSGAKASVVLMIIEALLGAGLVLFRLVADDTSTARAVAMALHLANTLLLVGAMTLTAWWASGGKAIRLRGQGLVGGLLIGAHAGVMLLGTSGALAALGSTLYPEVAGLEAHLAPTAHILLKLSVLHPMLALVVGGYLLAAVVIVALARNSATTRRLAAAVIGLYLLQVGAGVTNIYLQAPVWLQLVHLLLADLIWIALVCLAADALARTEGSAAPHEVVHPVAAL
- a CDS encoding creatininase family protein, which translates into the protein MSRLFAAELTWEEARDAAAAGAVALVPVGSTEAHGPHLPLGTDVVIAAEVATRAADKLAAEGLPAVIFPPLAYGVTEFAAGFTGTVSVRAETLRALLVDMVRSIAGQGFGPVVLVNHHLEPDHFAALHAAAEEALPARVIVPDHRRKPWALQLGEEFCRGGSHAGCYETSLMLAADPARVRVARGALPRFEVDLGKAIRGGARTFREIGGDRAYFGDPAAATAAEGEALYAALADHVVALVRGDAPQG
- a CDS encoding HNH endonuclease; its protein translation is MAADGSTDGVLPAPVTSDTTESQTSTGVGEREGDEAAEKRALRAVVERLEREVARFAAIESTAIYQQLILVREFDEKRGWKVTTHTSTAAWLAWRIGLSVIVARERVRVARALGRLPQMAEALRKGTISYTKVRALTRLATPENEAELLTLAATQSAHEVERRSRKHRRTALEVIEGRTELARRETRYFRIVDAENGMVRVEGQFHADEGADLLLAMRLSWLVHRSEGSARERELAAACAAGLAAGKHRADGAAAGSVAEVVAAGLRGTPVEEGEVDALAHALTAPEPEEEQLSTFNRADALLAIAAAFLQRPSVPVEGETTHEVIVQVPAESLAGRSDEPGLLADGTPLGLDTVRRLCCDAAVIPVAVDAEGNALDIGRRSRVIPKSMRRALVMRDGRCRFPGCTHDAWLKAHHAQHWSQGGETKVDNLVLLCGHHHWWVHEGGCSVRREDGRFRFYDPRGQLIEEAPPLLPNGDASEELMAWLLEHGGGEGIALPIPARHATRAEWSLWHCAVSRATYGPNVLLGDPGQVEPRMPDPDGHPPRGRRTPEAGPS